One region of Carya illinoinensis cultivar Pawnee chromosome 8, C.illinoinensisPawnee_v1, whole genome shotgun sequence genomic DNA includes:
- the LOC122274563 gene encoding uncharacterized protein LOC122274563: MVFNPPQEAVMKVFQRALQYNDPEKVYLALLGMYERTEQHKLADELLEKMIKKFKHSCIFTSVNDASKVHACDCVYGDADSVMPKDAFVNGRTFLSVCMAFPETVEAFFDIDTSGIFALYGVSLMDKSWMNLPNRLRSPAYAEGVNTFLNLARNHSRGSDRIRCPCRACCNTLFLPIFDVETHLFMKGINPNYTQWIFHGEEETRNFNDDDDDSVADSSNEYIDDMDHMLDDIRAGTFVDHAQDHSNPLPTATSIPDPDILSSSFEQLLEDARRPLFPGCTKFSKLSFIVKLLHIKTLGGWSIKSFDMLLNLLRTAFPDAELPHSYEESRWVPNTHNARPIPKKVLRHFPLKPRLQRLFMTANIARDMRWHKEQRPTDDGESMRHPADAESWKRFDEDYSWFAQDARNVRLGLASGGFNPFNNMAKPYRIWPVILVPYNLPPWLCMKDQFFMTSLIIPGPKSAGNDIDVYLQPLVDELLEFWEQGVPTYDASTKETFMLQVALMWTINDFPAYGILSGWSTKGRLACPTCNEGIDANWLKYGRKHCYMGHRRFLPPHHMWRKRKNDFNGKEDHRMPPRVLEGSDIEAQLLMLGDVQFGKSYRKRKRTVEELNWTKYSIFFKLPYWITLRLRHNLDVMHIEKNIFDNILSTLMNIPGKTKDNINSRRDLEIFEFRKELHLKYDGERVTMPHSMYTLHGEERKKFCEWLVDVKFPDGFASNISHCVSLRDCRISGLKSHDCHVFMQRLLPIAVGGFLRPDIGLALTELCTFFKGLYVETKFTRVDRNIDGEAESIDGFKIFNQKVRPIGTASNRQLSDKLLTEATWYVLNNCAEIGPYLEEHYEKCRVHNPNSIDRTHHTEFPTWLKKRVQDQRITNPLDVVDDLYALVCGPERWVASYTACVINGKRFHTKQRELRRRTQNSGVLVTGDENTNNVDFYGVINEIVELHYMGWRRVYLFMCDWFDVGDPRRGVRVDNHMTSINMDRTWYKDEPFVLACQASQCFYIRDIKAKGRWFVVQKYTNRNVYDIPSVPRVLEDLDGSTSDDDAYQETEESYDYAPLQCNACPVTTPLNRDDVEPILIDAQDVTSSVGQKVGEEDFIDDDMIDSGSGDASGDGEYSDEEDFSTDAESLSA, encoded by the exons ATGGTTTTCAATCCTCCACAG GAAGCTGTTATGAAAGTATTTCAGAGAGCTTTGCAGTATAATGATCCAGAAAAGGTTTATCTAGCACTTCTGGGAATGTATGAAAGGACTGAGCAACATAAATTGGCTGATGAGCTTCTTGAAAAAATGATCAAGAAGTTCAAGCATTCCTGCATTTTTACATCCGTCAATGACG CCTCCAAAGTCCATGCATGTGACTGTGTTTATGGAGATGCTGATTCTGTTATGCCCAAAGATGCTTTTGTCAATGGGAGAACATTTCTTTCTGTG TGTATGGCATTTCCTGAAACTGTTGAGGCCTTCTTTGATATTGATACCAGTGGCATTTTTGCATTGTATGGTGTCTCATTG atggacaaaagctggATGAACTTGCCTAATAGACTTCGATCGCCTGCATATGCCGAGGGGGTTAACACTTTCCTCAACCTAGCACGAAACCATTCTCGAGGAAGTGATCGCATTCGATGTCCATGCCGTGCATGCTGTAATACTCTCTTCTTGCCTATATTTGATGTGGAGACTCACTTGTTTATGAAAGGGATCAACCCAAATTATACCCAGTGGatctttcatggggaggaggaaacacGAAATTTCAATGATGACGACGACGATAGTGTTGCTGATTCTTCCAATGAatacattgatgacatggatCATATGTTAGATGACATTCGGGCAGGCACATTTGTGGACCACGCCCAAGATCATAGTAATCCATTGCCAACTGCTACGTCAATACCAGATCCTGACATCCTGAGTTCATCTTTTGAGCAGCTACTAGAGGATGCCCGACGTCCACTTTTTCCTGGCtgtacaaaattctcaaaactgtCATTCATTGTGAAGTTGTTACACATTAAGACACTTGGTGGGTGGTCAATAAAGTCGTTTGATATGCTACTTAATTTGTTGCGGACTGCCTTTCCTGATGCTGAATTGCCACATTCATATGAGGAGTCAAG GTGGGTGCCTAATACACACAATGCTCGTCCTATCCCTAAAAAAGTGTTGaggcattttcctttgaagccaagATTGCAACGTCTTTTCATGACTGCAAATATAGCACGTGATATGAGGTGGCATAAAGAGCAACGGCCAACCGATGATGGGGAAAGTATGAGACATCCTGCAGACGCAGAGTCCTGGAAGAGATTTGATGAAGACTATAGTTGGTTCGCACAGGATGCTCGCAACGTTCGGCTTGGTCTCGCAAGTGGCGGTTTCAATCCTTTCAACAATATGGCTAAACCGTATAGGATTTGGCCGGTTATCCTGGTACCGTATAACTTGCCACCGTGGTTGTGCATGAAGgaccaattcttcatgacatccctCATTATTCCTGGACCAAAATCTGCAGGTAATGACATTGATGTTTACTTGCAACCGTTAGTCGACGAACTTCTTGAATTTTGGGAACAAGGGGTACCTACGTATGATGCCTCCACAAAGGAAACCTTCATGTTGCAGGTTGCTTTaatgtggacaatcaatgactttccagCCTATGGAATTCTTTCTGGTTGGTCAACAAAAGGAAGATTGGCTTGTCCTACTTGTAATGAGGGCATAGACGCCAATTGGTTGAAGTATGgcagaaaacattgttatatgggacatcgTCGTTTCTTGCCGCCCCATCACATGTGGCGAAAGAGAAAAAATGACttcaatggtaaagaagatcatcgcATGCCACCAAGGGTTTTAGAAGGATCAGATATTGAAGCTCAGCTGTTGATGCTTGGGGATGTGCAATTCGGTAAATCTtatcgaaagagaaaacgaaCTGTTGAGGAGTTGAACTGGACAAAATAtagcattttcttcaagctacCGTATTGGATAACCCTACGTCTTCGACATAATCTagatgtcatgcatattgaaaagaatatatTCGATAACATATTGAGCACTTTAATGAACATTCCTGGTAAAACTAAAGATAATATCAACTCTCGACGTGATCTGGAGATTTTTGAATtcagaaaagaattacatttgaagtaTGACGGTGAACGTGTTACAATGCCACACTCAATGTATACATTACACGGTGAGGAAAGGAAGAAGTTTTGTGAATGGCTGGTCGATGTGAAATTTCCAGATGGATTCGCTTCGAACATCTCGCATTGTGTTTCTTTACGAGATTGCCGAATCTCAGGGTTGAAAAGCCATGACTGCCATGTTTTCATGCAAAGACTACTTCCTATTGCTGTTGGGGGGTTTTTACGACCTGATATTGGATTGGCCTTGACTGAACTGTGCACTTTCTTCAAGGGGTTGT atgttgagacgaaATTTACTCGAGTTGATCgcaacattgatggtgaagcCGAGAGTATagatggattcaaaattttcaaccaaaaAGTTCGTCCGATTGGTACCGCTTCCAACAGGCAATTATCAGATAAACTCCTAACTGAAGCAACCTGGTACGTCCTCAACAACTGCGCTGAGATTGGACCTTACCTAGA GGAGCATTACGAGAAATGTAGGGTGCACAACCCAAATTCTATTGATCGAACACATCATACTGAATTTCCAACTTGGTTGAAGAAACGT GTTCAAGACCAGCGTATCACCAACCCACTTGATGTGGTCGATGATCTATATGCATTAGTTTGTGGTCCTGAACGGTGGGTTGCATCCTATACTGCATGCGTAATAAATGGCAAAAGGTTCCATACTAAACAACGTGAACTTCGGCGCCGTACACAGAACAGCGGGGTGTTGGTAACTGGGGAtgaaaatactaataatgtagacttCTACGGTGTTATTAATGAGATCGTGGAGTTAcactacatgggttggcgtcgGGTGTACTTATTTatgtgtgattggtttgacgttggtgatcCAAGACGAGGGGTACGAGTTGATAACCATATGACTAGTATCAACATGGataggacttggtataaggatgaaccattTGTGTTGGCATGCCAGGCTTCCCAATGTTTTTACATCAGAGATATAAAGGCTAAAGGGAGATGGTTTGTGGTGCAGAAGTACACAAACAGGAATGTATATGACATTCCATCGGTGCCAAGAGTGTTAGAAGACCTTGATGGCTCAACAAGTGATGATGATGCATATCAAGAAACTGAGGAGTCATATGATTATGCACCACTGCAGTGCAATGCATGTCCAGTGACAACTCCACTGAATAGGGATGATGTAGAACCTATCTTGATTGATGCACAAGATGTGACAAGTTCGGTTGGTCAGAAGGTGGGTGAGGAAGACTTTATTGACGATGACATGATTGATTCTGGTTCGGGAGATGCTTCTGGTGAtggggaatattcagatgaggagGACTTTTCCACAGATGCCGAGTCTCTATCAGCCTAG
- the LOC122319006 gene encoding NAC transcription factor 32-like, with translation MNWTDSLYFFLPGYVFSPTDEELVRHYSMKMILNQPLSWPNIIQDLDIYEYSPKQLNDMFQRKEYERELYFFTPRNKRYRNGSRPARFAGKGFWKATGGDRPVPKDSPTIGYEKALVFYEGKPQKRPTKTNWIMHEYRLLSKNIEPNVINPRTATKATGAPDGNMKVYTSFIYTG, from the exons ATGAACTGGACAGACAgcttgtatttctttttgccTGGTTATGTCTTTTCCCCGACTGACGAAGAGTTGGTCCGTCATTATTCGATGAAGATGATCTTGAATCAGCCTCTTTCGTGGCCCAATATCATCCAAGATCTTGATATATACGAGTACAGTCCAAAGCAACTCAATG ATATGTTTCAACGGAAAGAGTACGAGAGAGAATTGTATTTCTTCACCCCAAGGAATAAGAGGTACCGAAATGGCAGCCGTCCGGCCCGTTTTGCTGGCAAGGGATTTTGGAAGGCTACCGGAGGAGATCGTCCGGTCCCAAAGGACAGTCCCACTATTGGGTACGAGAAGGCACTTGTCTTTTATGAAGGGAAACCCCAAAAACGTCCTACCAAAACCAACTGGATCATGCACGAATACAGACTACTTTCAAAGAATATTGAACCGAATGTTATTAATCCGAGGACTGCAACCAAGGCAACTGGTGCTCCCGACGGCAACATGAAGGTATATACATCTTTTATATATACAGGGTAA